The following proteins come from a genomic window of Micromonospora echinofusca:
- a CDS encoding FtsX-like permease family protein, whose product MLNIIWRQLRGRAGRSVALLLGVLVATTGFVVLTGATTTSRLDVTGAVERNTEAAYDILVRPQGTRTPLEAERRLVQPNYLSGLFGGITTTQYEQVKAVTGVDVAAPIAMLGHSTVPVPTPLDLTDAVDRSLDRQVIRVDPRFVAERGLSGAPGRPRFVYVTTHPLIYPRTDVAQSSDSTPYTDGRSYPWAACGWAAPREVLPDGRTQAVCDPRSTLGSPGAYSEREEWSLLAVRMLPDGRFEAGGGVLADEWSGTPSTSDRLRIAVHLTVPLLLAAVDPAAEDRLVGLGGALVDGRALGQDDTVAVRRTGGAEMHTVPVLATSSPFVDEELRASFTRLPAARPAGVGLAELERVLGRGPALPAGDARQDVATGWRTRLATGLSPDGCCFGQLQTMVQAGPTRYDRLPDGTLRVGALPAADPAIYGDQATFNPYPRPWLAEDTGARSLRRLPLKKAVPGTLYRSWRAVGVFDPAKLTGFSDLGRVPLETYEPPSAQGADARSRDALAGRPLEPGGNPAGHLSAPPLLLTSLASVPKLLAGGGSPQLTAPISAIRVRVADVGGYSDRAAEQVRLVAERIAQATGLDVDITLGSSPAPQAVELPAGSFGRPALRLTEEWSALGVASVITKAVDRKSVALFVLVLVVCALFLGNAVAAAVRDRRSELAVLACLGWPARRIGALILGEVAALGLAAGLLALALAVPLGVALDIDVGWRRALLAVPVALLLALVAGLAPALRATRAHPAAALRPAVATARWVRRPRTLAGLALANLARTPGRTLLGAGALAIGVAALTLVAAAGYAFRGAIVGSLLGDTVSLSVRGADTMAAVATVLLGAAAVADVLYLNIRDRAAELATLRAIGWSDAALGRLIGYEGLALGVLGAVTGAGLGLAGTAWLVGALPGALVTVAALVAAAGVLVTSVAALVPAALLRRLPTARLLAEE is encoded by the coding sequence ATGCTCAACATCATCTGGAGACAGCTTCGCGGCCGTGCGGGACGGTCGGTGGCGCTGCTGCTCGGCGTACTGGTGGCGACCACCGGTTTCGTCGTGCTGACCGGCGCCACCACCACCTCCCGCCTCGACGTCACGGGCGCCGTCGAGCGGAACACCGAAGCCGCCTACGACATCCTGGTCCGCCCGCAGGGCACCCGCACCCCGCTGGAGGCCGAACGCCGGCTCGTCCAGCCCAACTACCTCTCCGGCCTCTTCGGCGGCATCACCACCACGCAGTACGAGCAGGTGAAGGCGGTCACCGGGGTGGACGTCGCCGCCCCCATCGCGATGCTCGGACACTCCACCGTCCCGGTGCCGACCCCGCTGGACCTGACCGACGCCGTCGACCGCTCGCTCGACCGGCAGGTCATCCGCGTCGATCCCCGGTTCGTCGCCGAGCGCGGGCTGTCCGGCGCGCCGGGCCGGCCCCGCTTCGTGTACGTCACCACCCACCCGTTGATCTACCCCCGCACCGACGTTGCCCAGTCCAGCGACTCCACCCCGTACACCGACGGGCGAAGCTATCCGTGGGCCGCGTGCGGGTGGGCCGCGCCCCGCGAGGTACTGCCCGACGGCCGTACCCAGGCCGTCTGCGACCCCCGCTCCACCCTGGGCAGCCCGGGCGCGTACTCCGAGCGCGAGGAGTGGTCGCTGTTGGCCGTACGGATGCTCCCGGACGGCCGGTTCGAGGCCGGCGGGGGCGTCCTCGCCGACGAGTGGTCGGGCACCCCGTCCACCTCGGACCGGCTGCGGATCGCGGTCCATTTGACGGTGCCGCTCCTGCTCGCCGCCGTTGACCCGGCCGCCGAGGACCGCCTCGTGGGCCTCGGCGGCGCGCTGGTCGACGGGCGCGCGCTGGGCCAGGACGACACCGTCGCCGTCAGGCGGACGGGCGGGGCGGAGATGCACACCGTGCCGGTGCTCGCCACCAGCAGCCCCTTCGTCGACGAGGAGCTGCGCGCCAGCTTCACCCGGCTGCCCGCAGCCCGCCCGGCCGGGGTCGGACTCGCCGAGCTGGAACGGGTCCTGGGGCGTGGTCCCGCGCTTCCCGCCGGCGACGCCCGCCAGGACGTCGCCACCGGCTGGCGTACCCGGCTCGCCACGGGTCTCTCCCCGGACGGCTGCTGCTTCGGCCAGCTCCAGACGATGGTGCAGGCCGGGCCGACCCGGTACGACCGGCTGCCCGACGGCACGCTGCGGGTCGGCGCCCTCCCAGCGGCCGATCCGGCGATCTACGGCGACCAGGCCACGTTCAACCCCTACCCGCGTCCCTGGCTGGCCGAGGACACCGGAGCACGGTCGCTGCGCAGGCTTCCGCTGAAGAAGGCCGTGCCCGGCACCCTGTACCGGAGCTGGCGGGCCGTGGGGGTCTTCGATCCGGCGAAGCTGACCGGCTTCAGCGACCTCGGGCGGGTGCCGCTGGAGACGTACGAGCCGCCGTCGGCGCAGGGCGCCGACGCCCGCAGTCGGGACGCCCTGGCCGGCCGGCCGCTGGAGCCGGGCGGCAACCCGGCCGGCCACCTCTCCGCCCCGCCGCTGCTGCTGACCAGCCTGGCCAGCGTGCCGAAGCTGCTGGCCGGCGGCGGCAGCCCGCAGCTCACCGCCCCGATCAGCGCGATCCGGGTCCGGGTCGCCGACGTGGGCGGCTACAGCGACCGCGCCGCCGAACAGGTCCGGCTGGTCGCCGAGCGGATCGCCCAGGCCACCGGGCTCGACGTCGACATCACGCTCGGCTCGTCCCCAGCCCCGCAGGCCGTGGAGCTGCCCGCCGGGTCGTTCGGCCGGCCGGCGCTGCGGCTGACCGAGGAGTGGTCGGCGCTCGGGGTCGCCTCGGTGATCACCAAGGCGGTGGACCGCAAGAGCGTCGCGCTCTTCGTACTGGTGCTGGTGGTCTGCGCGCTCTTCCTCGGCAACGCGGTCGCCGCCGCCGTCCGGGACCGACGCTCCGAACTCGCCGTGCTCGCCTGCCTGGGCTGGCCGGCCCGGCGGATCGGCGCGCTGATCCTCGGCGAGGTGGCCGCCCTCGGGCTGGCCGCCGGGCTGCTCGCGCTGGCGCTGGCGGTCCCGCTCGGGGTCGCGCTCGACATCGACGTGGGGTGGCGGCGGGCGCTGCTGGCCGTACCGGTGGCGCTGCTGCTGGCGCTGGTGGCGGGCCTGGCGCCGGCCCTGCGGGCCACGCGCGCCCACCCGGCCGCCGCGCTGCGCCCGGCGGTGGCGACGGCCCGTTGGGTACGCCGGCCGCGCACCCTGGCCGGCCTGGCCCTGGCCAACCTGGCCCGCACGCCCGGCCGCACCCTGCTCGGGGCCGGCGCGCTGGCCATCGGGGTGGCCGCGCTGACCCTGGTCGCCGCCGCCGGGTACGCGTTCCGCGGCGCCATCGTCGGCAGCCTGCTCGGCGACACGGTGTCGCTGAGCGTGCGGGGCGCGGACACCATGGCCGCCGTGGCGACGGTGCTGCTCGGTGCCGCCGCGGTCGCCGACGTGCTCTACCTCAACATCCGGGACCGGGCCGCCGAACTGGCGACCCTGCGCGCGATCGGCTGGAGCGACGCCGCGCTGGGCCGGCTGATCGGTTACGAGGGCCTGGCCCTCGGAGTGCTCGGCGCGGTCACCGGCGCCGGCCTCGGGTTGGCCGGGACGGCCTGGCTGGTCGGCGCCCTGCCCGGCGCCCTGGTCACGGTCGCCGCGCTGGTGGCGGCGGCCGGTGTCCTGGTCACCTCGGTGGCCGCCCTGGTCCCGGCCGCGCTGCTGCGCCGGCTGCCGACCGCCCGACTGCTCGCGGAGGAGTGA
- a CDS encoding PadR family transcriptional regulator, giving the protein MAIQHAVLALLAGGPSYGYELKGAFEEAVGPQWGPLNIGHLYQILDRLSRDGLVVAERHPQPVKPDRVVYEITPEGQAELARWLGEPSPRSGGFRDDFFLKVTAAARSGEPATVRTVLGNQRGHLMRELRNLDGLRRAADDPVVGLLLSAAARHVEADLAFVDDAEAVLLADGAAALARLRTPRSEDAPSQRRDGPTRAAG; this is encoded by the coding sequence GTGGCGATACAGCACGCGGTCCTGGCCCTGCTCGCCGGCGGCCCCAGCTACGGCTACGAGCTGAAGGGCGCCTTCGAGGAGGCGGTCGGCCCGCAGTGGGGGCCGCTCAACATCGGGCACCTCTACCAGATCCTCGACCGGCTCTCCCGCGACGGTCTGGTGGTGGCCGAGCGGCATCCCCAGCCGGTCAAGCCCGACCGGGTGGTCTACGAGATCACCCCGGAGGGCCAGGCCGAGCTGGCGCGCTGGCTCGGCGAGCCCAGCCCGCGCAGCGGCGGGTTCCGGGACGACTTCTTCCTCAAGGTGACCGCCGCGGCCCGCTCCGGCGAGCCGGCCACGGTGCGGACGGTGCTCGGCAACCAGCGCGGTCACCTGATGCGGGAGCTGCGCAACCTCGACGGGCTGCGCCGCGCGGCCGACGATCCGGTGGTCGGCCTGCTGCTCTCGGCGGCGGCCCGACACGTCGAGGCCGACCTGGCCTTCGTCGACGACGCCGAGGCGGTGCTGCTCGCGGACGGCGCAGCGGCGCTCGCCCGGCTCCGGACGCCCCGCTCCGAGGACGCGCCGTCGCAGCGCCGGGACGGCCCGACCCGGGCGGCCGGCTGA
- a CDS encoding pyridoxal phosphate-dependent aminotransferase: MTTADVDPLVARMRPFGTTIFAEMSALAVRTGAVNLGQGFPDTDGPPEMLAAAAQALRTGQNQYPPGPGIPALRAAVAAHQRRFWGLEYDPDGEIVVTAGATEAIAAAILGLCEPGDEVVCFEPYYDSYAASIALAGAARRPVTLRPAADGRYAFDPAALRAAFGPRTRLVLLNSPHNPTGKVFTPDELALIAELCQEHDAYAVTDEVYEHLVFTDAATPHVPLATLPGMRERTLRISSAGKTFSCTGWKVGWASGPAALVSAVLRVKQFLTFVNAAPLQPAVAVALALPDGYFTDFRDGMRARRDQLVGGLTDAGFEVLAPEGTYFVTADVTGLGGRDGVEFCRSLPERCGVVAVPTQVFYDDAEAGRHLVRFAFCKRPEVLAEAVDRLRRLATG; the protein is encoded by the coding sequence GTGACGACCGCCGACGTGGATCCGCTGGTGGCCCGGATGCGCCCCTTCGGGACGACCATCTTCGCCGAGATGTCCGCCCTCGCCGTCCGCACCGGCGCCGTCAACCTCGGGCAGGGCTTCCCCGACACCGACGGGCCGCCGGAGATGCTCGCCGCCGCCGCGCAGGCGCTGCGCACCGGGCAGAACCAGTACCCGCCGGGCCCCGGCATCCCGGCGTTGCGCGCGGCGGTGGCGGCGCACCAGCGCCGGTTCTGGGGGCTGGAGTACGACCCGGACGGCGAGATCGTGGTGACGGCGGGCGCCACCGAGGCGATCGCCGCCGCCATCCTCGGGCTCTGCGAGCCGGGCGACGAGGTGGTCTGCTTCGAGCCCTACTACGACTCGTACGCCGCCTCGATCGCCCTGGCCGGCGCGGCCCGGCGCCCGGTCACGCTGCGTCCCGCCGCCGACGGCCGGTACGCCTTCGACCCGGCCGCCCTGCGCGCCGCGTTCGGCCCGCGTACCCGGCTCGTGCTGCTGAACTCGCCGCACAACCCGACCGGCAAGGTGTTCACCCCTGACGAGCTGGCGCTGATCGCCGAGCTGTGCCAGGAGCACGACGCGTACGCGGTGACCGACGAGGTCTACGAGCACCTCGTCTTCACCGACGCGGCCACCCCGCACGTGCCGCTGGCCACGCTGCCCGGGATGCGCGAGCGCACGCTGCGCATCTCGTCGGCCGGCAAGACGTTCTCCTGCACCGGTTGGAAGGTCGGCTGGGCGAGCGGGCCGGCGGCCCTGGTGTCGGCGGTGCTGCGGGTGAAGCAGTTCCTCACCTTCGTCAACGCCGCGCCGCTCCAGCCGGCGGTCGCGGTGGCCCTCGCCCTGCCGGACGGCTACTTCACCGACTTCCGCGACGGCATGCGGGCCCGCCGCGACCAGCTCGTCGGCGGGCTGACCGACGCCGGGTTCGAGGTGCTCGCGCCGGAGGGCACCTACTTCGTCACCGCCGACGTCACCGGGCTCGGCGGCCGGGACGGGGTGGAGTTCTGCCGGTCGCTGCCCGAGCGGTGCGGCGTGGTCGCTGTGCCGACCCAGGTCTTCTACGACGACGCGGAGGCGGGCCGGCACCTCGTCCGCTTCGCCTTCTGCAAGCGCCCCGAGGTGCTGGCCGAGGCGGTCGACCGACTGCGTCGCCTGGCAACCGGCTGA